TCTTCGAGATGTCGAACGGCTGCATCTGCTGCACGGTGCGCGGAGACCTGATTCGCGTGCTCGGCAACCTCATGAAGCGCCGGGACAAGTTCGACTACGTGTTGGTGGAGACCACCGGGCTCGCCGATCCCGGTCCGGTCGCTCAGACCTTCTTCATGGACGACGAGATTCGCGCGGAGTTCGCGCTGGACGGGATCGTCACGCTCGTCGACGCAGCCCACATCGAGCAGCAGCTCGGCCGCAGCGACGAGAGCACGGAACAGATCGCGTTCGCGGACGTCCTGGTTCTCAACAAGACGGACCTCGTCGACGACGACGCGCTCGACCGGCTCGAGGCCCGGCTCCGGGACATGAACCGAATGGCGCGAGTCATCCGCAGCGAGCGGGCGGACGTCTCCGTCGATACGGTGCTCAATCTCGGCGCCTTCGACCTGGACCAGGTGCTCGAGCGTCGTCCCACCTTCCTCGAGCCGGAATACCCGTTCGAATGGACTGGCGTCTATTCGCTCGATAACGGCCGCTACGAACTCAGTCTGGCCGACGGACCCGATCCGGCGATGTCTCTTGTCGTCGTACCCGACCAGGGCACGGATGACTCCGCGCTTCGCGAGAGTGCGGAGTGGTGCGTACGCCGGTACGCCGAACCCGCGGATCTCATTCGCCCGGGGGACGAGATGCCTGTCGGAAGGCACCTGAATCTCCAGCTCGACTCCCCGGGGCGCAAGTCGTTCTTCCTGGAGGTCGATACGCGGCGAAGGGTCGGCCTCTACGCCCAGCACACCGCGGAGGAGTTCGATCTGCAACTGAGGAGTGCGAATGGAGCGACGGGCAGGCCGGAAGACGGTCCGCGCGCCAGGCCGGCGATCGCCGCGGGGAACGGCGCCCCGCGCGTCAACGGAGCGGTTCCCGTCGAGGTCGAGCGAACCTGGGTCGCGCAGCACGAGCACGACGACGAAGTGGGCTCGATCGCCATCGAGACGGAGGGCGACGTCGACTCCGACAGGCTCAACGCGTGGCTCAGCGAGCTGCTCCGCGAACGCGGGGTGGACATCTTCCGGATGAAGGGCTTCATCAGCCTGGCGGGTGAGTCGCGCCGCTTCGTCTTCCAGGGCGTTCACATGCTCTTCGACGGACAGCCGGATCGTCCATGGGGGGACGCGGCCCGCCGCAATCAACTCATATTCATCGGTCGCAATCTCCACGAGCAGTCCATGCGGCGGGGATTCGAGGCATGTCTGGTTTGAGTGTCGGCAGCCCGCGGGGTGTTCTTCGCCCGGGCTGGTCCGCGAGGGTCGGTGACTACGCCATCGCCGGGGGCTGGACCCCACGCGGCGAAGTGCTCGTGGTCGGTGATTCAGCGGGTGGCGTCTACGCGTTCGACGGCAAGTCCGGCGCGACCATCTGGGCGCAGCGCGGAGTCCATGAAGGCGGGCTGCTCGCCGTGGCGATCCACCCAAGCAGACCCGCGTTCGCTACGGCCGGCCAGGACGGCCGTGTCCTGGTCTGGAGTGCTGCCGAAGGTCGGGTCAACCTGGCCATCGACGTCGGGAGCGATTGGGTGGAGAACGTGGCGTGGTCGCCGGACGGAACGTGGCTGGCAGCCTCCTGCGCCCGGCAGGTTCACGCGTATGGTGCGGATGGAGTGAGAATCTGGCGGTCCGAGGATCATCCCAGTACCGTCAGCGCGATCGCGTGGTCCGGCACGGAAGAGTTGGCGACGGCCTGTTACGGTCGGGTGACGTTCTTCCGCGCGTCCACTGGAGCGCTTCGCCAGAAGCTGGAGTGGGCAGGTTCCCTGGTGTCGATGGTACTGAGCCCGGACGGGGATATCGTGGCCTGCGGCAGCCAGGACAACTCGGTGCATTTCTGGCGTCGCTCCACGGAGCAGGATTCGATGATGGCGGGATATCGTGCCAAGCCGTCGGCCTTGGCCTTCGATGAAACCGGCAACCTTCTGGCCACCGGCGGAGGTGAGGCGGTGACGGTCTGGAGCTTCCAGGGAAGTGGTCCCGAAGGCACACGGCCCGGCGTTCTGGAACTTCATGTTCAAACGGTTACAACGCTCGCCTTCGCTCGCCGCGGGATGCGCCTGGCCTCGGGAGCTCGGGACGGCCGCGTCGTTGTGTGGTCGCTGGGGCGCGACGGGCAAGGCGATGCCATAGGAGTTGCGCCTGTGGCGGATGTGGTCGGCGCCTTGTACTGGCGACCGGATGGGCGCGCGCTGGCGGCGCTCGACGCTCAGGGTTGCGCGACGGTTTGGCGAGTGGGCGGCTAGGAGTCTGCGCAAGTCCATGAATGCTCAGACTCAACGCGTCCGCGAAACGCTCGACAGACGCGAACCACTGGTGACCGCCCGGGGGCGCGTTCTCGGGCAGATCGTGTGCTGCGAGGGCTGTTGCTGCGGTCGGACGGACAAGGGGTTCGAGCCGTTCCCCCGCGACTGGATCAAGCAGCAGTGGAAACGCGAGAAGCTCAACAAGTCGGTGCAACTGACGATCTCCGGATGCGTTGGCCCGTGTGATCTTGCCAATGTCGT
The sequence above is drawn from the Acidobacteriota bacterium genome and encodes:
- a CDS encoding GTP-binding protein, which produces FEMSNGCICCTVRGDLIRVLGNLMKRRDKFDYVLVETTGLADPGPVAQTFFMDDEIRAEFALDGIVTLVDAAHIEQQLGRSDESTEQIAFADVLVLNKTDLVDDDALDRLEARLRDMNRMARVIRSERADVSVDTVLNLGAFDLDQVLERRPTFLEPEYPFEWTGVYSLDNGRYELSLADGPDPAMSLVVVPDQGTDDSALRESAEWCVRRYAEPADLIRPGDEMPVGRHLNLQLDSPGRKSFFLEVDTRRRVGLYAQHTAEEFDLQLRSANGATGRPEDGPRARPAIAAGNGAPRVNGAVPVEVERTWVAQHEHDDEVGSIAIETEGDVDSDRLNAWLSELLRERGVDIFRMKGFISLAGESRRFVFQGVHMLFDGQPDRPWGDAARRNQLIFIGRNLHEQSMRRGFEACLV
- a CDS encoding PQQ-binding-like beta-propeller repeat protein — encoded protein: MSGLSVGSPRGVLRPGWSARVGDYAIAGGWTPRGEVLVVGDSAGGVYAFDGKSGATIWAQRGVHEGGLLAVAIHPSRPAFATAGQDGRVLVWSAAEGRVNLAIDVGSDWVENVAWSPDGTWLAASCARQVHAYGADGVRIWRSEDHPSTVSAIAWSGTEELATACYGRVTFFRASTGALRQKLEWAGSLVSMVLSPDGDIVACGSQDNSVHFWRRSTEQDSMMAGYRAKPSALAFDETGNLLATGGGEAVTVWSFQGSGPEGTRPGVLELHVQTVTTLAFARRGMRLASGARDGRVVVWSLGRDGQGDAIGVAPVADVVGALYWRPDGRALAALDAQGCATVWRVGG